The Virgibacillus sp. MSP4-1 genome has a segment encoding these proteins:
- a CDS encoding Gfo/Idh/MocA family protein, whose amino-acid sequence MVRFGVIGTNWITERFLDAARQVEDFQLTAVFSRTEKRAAEFASKYNAPHTFTSIQEMADSDQLDAVYIASPNSLHKEYAIALMNGKKHVLCEKPMGSNVREVEEMIQAARDNQVLLMEALKSSFLPNFKAVQENLHKVGQIRRYIGNYCQYSSRYDKYKEGTVLNAFKPEFSNGSLMDIGVYGIYPMVVLFGEPEEVKANGVMLESGVDGQGTVLVKYGDMEGIVMHSKITNSEMPSEIQGEKGSLIIDPIHRAERVIFRDHHGNEEDLSVPQNENSMYDETKEFISLIKENKRESDINTFETSVTVARIIEEARKQVGVVFPADQK is encoded by the coding sequence GGGACAAATTGGATAACAGAACGGTTCTTAGATGCAGCACGGCAGGTAGAGGATTTTCAATTAACGGCTGTGTTCTCACGTACGGAAAAAAGAGCGGCAGAATTTGCATCGAAGTATAATGCTCCACATACATTTACGAGCATTCAGGAGATGGCGGATAGTGATCAACTTGATGCTGTATACATAGCATCTCCAAATTCTCTTCATAAAGAATATGCTATTGCATTAATGAATGGAAAAAAACATGTTTTATGTGAAAAACCTATGGGGTCAAATGTGCGTGAAGTGGAGGAAATGATCCAGGCAGCCCGGGACAATCAAGTTTTACTTATGGAAGCGCTAAAAAGCAGCTTTTTGCCTAACTTTAAGGCGGTACAGGAAAACTTACATAAAGTGGGACAGATACGCCGATATATAGGAAACTACTGTCAATATTCTTCCAGATATGATAAGTACAAAGAAGGAACAGTGCTAAACGCATTCAAGCCTGAGTTTTCGAATGGGTCTCTGATGGATATTGGTGTATATGGTATATATCCAATGGTGGTGCTATTTGGCGAACCTGAAGAGGTAAAAGCAAATGGTGTGATGTTAGAATCCGGAGTAGATGGGCAAGGTACGGTTTTAGTAAAATATGGTGACATGGAAGGCATCGTTATGCATTCCAAGATTACCAATTCAGAAATGCCTTCTGAAATTCAAGGTGAGAAAGGCAGCCTCATCATTGACCCTATACATAGGGCTGAACGAGTCATCTTCCGGGACCATCATGGAAATGAAGAAGATTTGAGTGTGCCACAAAATGAGAATTCCATGTATGATGAAACAAAGGAATTCATTTCGTTAATCAAAGAGAATAAACGGGAATCAGATATCAATACCTTTGAGACTTCCGTTACAGTAGCCCGAATTATAGAGGAAGCACGGAAGCAAGTGGGCGTTGTGTTTCCGGCTGACCAAAAATAG
- a CDS encoding helix-turn-helix domain-containing protein, translating to MIGERIKKQREQKNMSLSELAEQAGVAKSYLSSIERNLQSNPSIQFLEKISAVLGVSVNTFLHDKTENLSKEHLDQEWITLVQEAMQSGVSKEEFKSFLEYNKWKLEQNK from the coding sequence ATGATAGGAGAACGTATAAAAAAGCAGCGTGAACAAAAAAACATGTCACTATCCGAATTAGCCGAACAAGCAGGTGTGGCAAAATCATATTTAAGCTCCATTGAACGGAATTTACAATCCAACCCTTCCATTCAGTTTCTTGAAAAAATTTCTGCTGTTTTAGGTGTATCGGTAAATACCTTTCTTCATGACAAAACAGAGAATTTGTCAAAGGAACATTTAGATCAGGAATGGATAACCTTAGTTCAGGAAGCCATGCAATCTGGTGTTTCCAAAGAGGAGTTTAAAAGCTTTTTAGAATATAATAAATGGAAACTGGAACAAAATAAATAA
- a CDS encoding anti-repressor SinI family protein, translating to MSQLTGLDPEWVELILEALEIGITEEEIKKFLTNPVPF from the coding sequence ATGAGTCAGCTAACAGGCCTTGACCCTGAGTGGGTAGAACTCATACTGGAAGCTTTGGAAATAGGTATTACTGAGGAGGAGATAAAAAAATTTCTTACCAATCCTGTTCCTTTTTAG